One window of Nicotiana tomentosiformis chromosome 11, ASM39032v3, whole genome shotgun sequence genomic DNA carries:
- the LOC138900699 gene encoding F-box protein PP2-B11-like: MQGQWIAARDLSITWVDNPQYWTWKTVDPNIEVAELRRVAWLDIYGKIETKNLIRKTSYAVYLVFKLTDNPRELERATASLRFVNEVAEGAGIEGTTVFISKKKELPGELGRFPHLRSDGWLEIKLGEFFNNLGEDGEVEMRLMEINDKTWKSGIIVKGFDIRPN; the protein is encoded by the exons ATG CAAGGCCAGTGGATAGCCGCAAGAGACCTTTCAATTACATGGGTGGACAATCCTCAGTACTGGACATGGAAAACTGTTGATCCTAA TATTGAAGTGGCGGAGCTTCGTAGGGTAGCTTGGCTTGACATTTATGGAAAGATCGAGACAAAAAATCTTATTCGAAAGACTAGTTATGCTGTATATTTAGTGTTCAAGTTAACAGATAACCCTCGTGAACTTGAACGAGCCACAGCATCGCTAAGATTTGTGAACGAAGTGGCGGAGGGCGCTGGCATTGAGGGTACCACTGTTTTCATCTCGAAGAAAAAGGAATTACCAGGAGAACTTGGCCGGTTCCCACATCTCCGAAGTGATGGCTGGTTAGAAATCAAGCTTGGTGAGTTTTTCAACAACTTAGGAGAGGATGGTGAAGTCGAAATGAGGTTGATGGAAATCAATGACAAAACTTGGAAATCTGGCATCATTGTTAAGGGCTTCGACATTCGTCCAAACTAA
- the LOC138900758 gene encoding F-box protein PP2-B11-like produces the protein MQGQWIAARDLSITWVDNPQYWTWKTVDPNIEVAELRRVAWLDIYGKIETKNLIRKTSYAVYLVFKLTDNPRELERATASLRFVNEVAEGAGIEGTTVFISKKKELPGELGRFPHLRSDGWLEIKLGEFFNNLGEDGEVEMRLMEINDKTWKSGIIVKGFDIRPN, from the exons ATG CAAGGCCAGTGGATAGCCGCAAGAGACCTTTCAATTACATGGGTGGACAATCCTCAGTACTGGACATGGAAAACTGTTGATCCTAA TATTGAAGTGGCGGAGCTTCGTAGGGTAGCTTGGCTTGACATTTATGGAAAGATCGAGACAAAAAATCTCATTCGAAAGACTAGTTATGCTGTATATTTAGTGTTCAAGTTAACAGATAACCCTCGTGAACTTGAACGAGCCACAGCATCGCTAAGATTTGTGAACGAAGTGGCGGAGGGCGCTGGCATTGAGGGTACCACTGTTTTCATCTCGAAGAAAAAGGAATTACCAGGAGAACTTGGCCGGTTCCCACATCTCCGAAGTGATGGCTGGTTAGAAATCAAGCTTGGTGAGTTTTTCAACAACTTAGGAGAGGATGGTGAAGTCGAAATGAGGTTGATGGAAATCAATGACAAAACTTGGAAATCTGGCATCATTGTTAAGGGCTTCGACATTCGTCCAAACTAA